The Picrophilus oshimae DSM 9789 genome includes a window with the following:
- the gdh2 gene encoding glucose/galactose 1-dehydrogenase yields the protein MVRAIITNAPNGGVKIENVNITEPEHYEVKLRPVYTGLCGTDRGEVLGNLSFAYNEPGYNYLVLGHEAICQVIEASENPYKIKPGDYVVPVVRRPGKCVNCRIGREDDCSDGDKHEAGITGLHGFMRDYFYDEAKNLVKINDKNMVKVAVLTEPTKSVMKAFEVFDTVSKRSIFQGDDSTNLTKNCLIIGTGSEAFLYAFMAREYRFNVFMTNRHPVGEEKLSIISRINADFYDYTREDPLKGIDLLIDTSGDPGTIFRFVRKMNYNGVVILFGTNGRAPATSIDGEDIDYIIERNISLVGSVDGAKRHYLRAVEYLEKWNYSEGSVINRLITGVFEPEDVSIFTKKPENEIKSVIKWS from the coding sequence ATGGTAAGGGCTATAATAACAAATGCACCTAATGGTGGAGTTAAAATAGAAAATGTAAACATCACTGAACCTGAGCATTATGAGGTAAAATTAAGGCCAGTTTACACAGGTCTTTGCGGTACTGACCGTGGCGAGGTCCTTGGCAATTTATCTTTTGCCTATAATGAGCCTGGATACAATTATCTGGTCCTTGGCCATGAGGCAATATGCCAGGTAATAGAAGCATCTGAAAATCCATACAAGATAAAACCCGGTGACTATGTGGTTCCGGTTGTAAGAAGACCAGGCAAATGTGTTAACTGCAGGATAGGCCGTGAGGATGACTGCTCAGACGGTGATAAACATGAGGCTGGCATAACAGGCCTTCATGGCTTTATGCGTGATTACTTCTATGATGAGGCAAAGAACCTTGTTAAAATAAATGATAAGAACATGGTAAAGGTCGCTGTTTTAACAGAGCCAACGAAGAGCGTTATGAAGGCCTTTGAGGTCTTTGATACAGTTTCAAAGAGGAGCATATTCCAGGGAGATGACTCAACAAATCTGACAAAGAACTGTTTAATAATAGGTACAGGCAGTGAGGCCTTTCTCTATGCCTTTATGGCAAGGGAGTACCGTTTCAACGTTTTTATGACCAACAGGCATCCAGTAGGTGAGGAGAAATTATCCATAATATCAAGAATAAATGCTGATTTTTATGATTACACCAGGGAGGATCCATTAAAGGGCATAGACCTTTTAATAGATACAAGCGGCGACCCTGGAACAATATTTAGATTTGTAAGGAAGATGAATTACAACGGTGTTGTAATACTCTTTGGAACAAATGGAAGGGCACCTGCGACGTCAATAGATGGTGAGGATATCGATTATATAATTGAGAGAAATATAAGCCTTGTTGGCTCAGTGGACGGAGCAAAAAGGCATTACCTCAGGGCAGTTGAATACCTTGAAAAATGGAACTACTCAGAAGGATCTGTGATAAACCGTTTGATAACAGGTGTCTTTGAACCTGAGGATGTATCAATATTTACAAAGAAACCCGAGAACGAGATAAAAAGTGTTATCAAGTGGTCATAA